tatttttattattaatgacGTGACATGTATCTAAATATGAATTACTTTGAAATGGCACATGATATAACACATTTAAATAcatattatgttattaataaatagtaataataattattttcaaaacttttaagaataataagaaccaaaaataacattttttattttataaaaaatacttataacatttCATTTGCATAGGCACTTCAATATAAAATTAGCATAATTAAAAGTTTGAGAACTAACAAGTATATAGGAGTCCcagcactactaaaaaaaacatttttcatgaCGGTTTATAACACACTTTACGACGATTTGAAAACCATctttaaagttattgtcatgAAAAGTCAATACTTTTCACAATAGTTTTAAGACTATCTTAGATTTCATCCTTCTATGACGGTTCTTCatgaaaccgtcttagaaaacattttttattaccaagatataatatatatatatatatatatatatatatatatatagcattaGGGAATTACAGTATGATGTATTCAACAATATACAATTATTACATACGACTTTAGAATTTAGATAATGCAAATGGGGTAAAAAGAAACCATGTATACACTTAATTgccataataattaataacccATAAATAATACCATGTCATAAAGTAGAAATAAagatataacaataaaaatgaaaaacataatgtgacaaaGATATATAAGCCgcaaatattattgtttattactcATAATTGGTAGTTGCTTAAACTTAGTACCCAACCGAAGCTTGTTCTTAGTAAGATCATCCTTGATGACATGCTTGACGGTGATAGAATGCAAAAACTTTAGTTAGTATAGTAACTAGAAAGCTACACAATAAGTTGCTTGTATGATATAACgtgtaagaaattaaaatgttacATACTGCTAATGTTTGTATCTCTTGGAACATCAACTAATAGTGTATGGCctacatattaattaaacatgagCATGGATctgacaaaatatttaattgatcgAAGTGGTGAGGTAGCATATATAACATCATCAATTACTGTATTGGGTGACAACAACCCAATAATCAATATATGATGCTTGTAGAAGTgtctataaaaaagaaatatatgacCAGATTTGGCAACAACTCAATTAGCCTTATATGACCAGATTCAAGCATTATCACCTTTGGACTACTACTTAACTAATCTAGCTTTTTAGCCTAAACAGgcaaaatcaccattaaaatcTAAAGAATGACAACATCCCAATTATTAGTCCTATTATATTACTACATCAGACCTGAAGCAACCCATATGCTATTTCCTCACCTTTGCATAAGTGGTAGGTTGTGACTAGTACATTTCTCAcacaaataagaaaatttgaaatgaaaaccTACCTCTCATCATTGTAGGAAGAAGAGCATTTTCAGAATATTATGTCCATCTCCCTCCTTCAATTTACTCTCAACTAAGCTTACACTAAAATATTCTTTGTCTTTCAATCTAAGACTCACCAGCTTTGGATTATCGACTAAGTGATAACGACTGTCGAATCGTTGAAAAACAAATTCACTAGGGAATTCTGTAACACAGGATTAACCTAGGTCGAACTCagaaatatgattcaatatGGTTTCTACATTCATTCACTTATAAACAGAAAGGGGGATTTTTGTCAAACAGTTATTCAATGCAAAGTGTACAAAATGATCAGAACCTTATGCAGAACAGAACATGCAGAACAATGCACAACATGCAgaaatgtgttttatttttttccaacagAAAGATGCAAAGGAAAACTTATATTTCTATGATAAAGTCAGTTGTGAGTGAATCAAGGTTGGCACACAATGAATCATATCCTCGACAACGACGCCAATTTTGATAATGACTGTCGAatcatttgaaataaataaaactagaaaATTTTGTAGCACAGGATTAACCTAGGTCGAACTCagaaatatgattcaatatGGTTCCTTCATTCATTCACTTATAAACAAAAAGGGGGGGAATTTCATTGAACAAGCTGTAGGCAATTGTAAAAGAATGCGAAAATACACAAAACagaattgaagaaacaaaacagaATAAGAACAAAACACAAATCAAGATTAAAAGCATCAATCCAATTCTCCAAACAATGTAAATAGAATTATCACAGTTACTACGAATGATATTCAATGTAAAAGTTCACTCAAATGCATTAGAGAAAGTTCAATCGAATCAATCTCTCAATTGTTTGAAATCACAAATTAGAATGGCAATCATCCAAACAATATGTGATTAATTTTCgaaattaggaaatgaatccaTAACTTAATCTATTTTCAATCCTAAACATAATCACaatcatgaaaaacaaaaattcattgaaaaGAAAGGAGAACATTCACAAAGAGTAGAAAAACCAAACCACAACTCAAATTTAGCCTTGCTTGGagtggatccttggattgattaatTGTTTAGCCCTCCATGATCATCACCAAGGGAGAaaccacaaaattttgtgcaatAAAATGGTGGAACAAaagtgaaaagatgaagaagaatgaagaacaactggaagaagaatgaagaacaactgaaagaaaaagatagaaagaaataaaaaagaaagcttGAAcatcaagttttattcaaaatGAAGTCTTGTGAAGTTCCAACCAAgtcactaactaactaacttactaataataatatatagagtgttagtaactaactaactacctaactaactaattacacaaaacaaaagctCAAACTTGCAGCCCAATTATTCAAGTGCAGAGGTTCTGACTTCCAAGCTTAATTTGACCCTCGAGATGGTAGAATTGGCCAAATCATATCTGTAAAAAATTGAAGatctttttcttatctttccaGGGGCTACTCACACGTCATTTGGAGTTTTTTAGTGTCCTCTAGGCCCTGCATAAGACAGATaggtcaagtaagcacaaaatcTTAAATTTGACTACAGTTCTCAATTAACCTCAATCATTTGCCTTAGACCAAAACTGAGTTAaggtgaaaaaataaaagtcaaagAGATGTCAATTGAgataaaaagaatagaaaaatattaaactacaaaTGCTCAATCACTAAGCAATCAAACTCCCCCAACACAAAAGAAAGGACATTTTGAACTATAAAACATGGGCTTATAGGAAGGAATAAGGCCAAAACTATGGTTTTTCACTAATATTGAGCCACATGAGATCAGTTGCATAAGCAAATTTGAAGCTTTCATCCTCGTGTTGGTCGACATATGCATGCCCTCCTCCTCCAGAATCCTAAAGTTGTTCACTTTACTAGCATCAGCTCTAATCAGATACTCCaaagttttagttttagttgaaGCATCTGCCAATCCATCGGTTTCATAAATTTTGTACTCTATCAATGCCAAGCTTAGAGCATCACTCTTTTCAGCTCTAGACTCTGGAGAAACATTAGAGGAACCGATGTGTGGATCTTGGGAAAGCTCATCATCTTGGGAGATTCTCGTCTTTTTTCTGTTCAGGCTAGAAGAGGATGAGCCTTCATCCAGGCTCCAAGAAGAAGCTGGCGTCGACAGCAGCTTCACACTTTGTGTTTTAACCTTGCTAATGGGACTAAAACAATCTGTTAAGCAAAATTCACCAAGACTCTTATATTCAAATACATATTCAAATTTTGCACACAATTTATTACTTGCAAAAGATATTTACCTGAATTTGATTCATCAAAGAGCTTAGAACCCTTGAGAACATATTCATTTCCATGAGTTGGTAGAATTAAATCATCTTCACATAGATCATGCCACACAAAGAGAGTGTAAGAGTATagtatcaaatacaaaatttatcgATAAAATTAAACACACTGtgagaattataaaatattatattatcaaatatatacattttttgtgAGAGTGTAAGAACCACTTGATACCAACTATAGATACCTACAATGACAATTATATGCATTTTGTAtcgataaaaattaaagataccAATAAGTTTATTGTAACTCACTTATCTTATTCAATGTCTTTATAGACAAATATATACATTGTTTAGGAAAAGGctactaaaattaattaatcttttaataacTCCATGTTATCAATGCCATCGAGATAAAAGTACATGTACATATCATAGAAAGATAAAACATTAATCAATCAAATCAGTGATACAAATAACTTACATACTCCACTTCCATGCAAGTGACAAAAAGCACATATTCAAATTTTGCACACAATGAGCAGATTTCATGAGCAGTACCAAAACACCCACGAAACTTACATACTACCAATTGACATAAATTGACAACAAAACCGCTAATTGTTCCTAAGGCCACACATGATGGAAGCTttcttgtggggcttctatggaggctggatctttaagcttcaatgaggtcctttaatggtgattttccaccatggagatgcagcggaagacaaaggagaagaggtgagaggaggcaccatccattgggaaataagccatggaagaaggagcttcaccatcaagatgagccttggataagaagcttggaaggatgcttcaatggaggaaaagaaagagggagagaaagagatagggggagcaagaaattgaaggaataaaagagggagaaaagtggaactttgaagtatgtctcacaagactctcattcatcaaagttacaacaagtgttacgcatgcttctatttatagactaggtagcttccttgagaagctttcttaagaaaacttccttgagaagcttctttgagaaaacttccttgagaagctagagcttagctacacacacccatctaaaagctaagctcacctccttgagaagcttccttgagaggctagagcttaactacacacacccatctaaaaactaagctcacctccttgacaaaatacatgaaaatacaaaaaaaaagtccctactacaaagactactcaaaatgccctgaaatacaaggctaaaaccctatactaatagaatggccaaaatacaaggcccaaaagaagaaaaaacctattctaatatttacaatgaagaatggatccaaccttgacccatgggctcaaaaatctaccctaaggttcataagaaccctagggccttctttaatagctctagcccaagcttcttggagtcttctatccaatacccttggggggtaggattgcatcatcccctccaccttggaaaggatcaCATATGTATTAGtagtgttgggtatgttagagtagagtaaggtctgaaaactcatttcatggacatcttcccatgagggaacatggttcctcaccaactcaatgagtggtgctacaagtatagaaaaatatgggacaaaccttttgtaaaagtttgttaagtcatggcagccccagatttcccttatacttggtggagtgggtcaatcaggaatgacctttattctcttatggtccatgggaaccccttgatcactatttaaaaaattaaggaatgtaatgcaataaagcgtacctttttctgtatttttatgttgattattcctacaaaaaaaaacacaataaacccaaggtgtcccatatgagcacctaagtttgtattaaaaccaaaaataagaacaaacctacctaatgagtccctatgtacatgaatcatgaagacgttgggtgcatgactgattttacaaaagagggttgcaacactcaacaaattcatcatatcatttattgtagggatttggtgcctaataatacctattttgggcaccaacaaagcacaaggatttaagatcttacgaaccaaaccctcatccaacaactcttttacttgaggaataacctcaagcccaagaggtgtggcagtgctaacaagtgtttttttacaaaggagaagatgtggaggttgtctaagaggggaagtttctttaatatttgtctttatttcaaaatgactttccttcttagctaacctcttggaggagacacttacctccttacactcctccttaaccattaaaggttgtccttcttcttgggggtagattttttcactagattcttccccttttacttcttcactttcactagaggaaggtgaagtagtagcctcatcttggctactataaatttcttggcccctcataatcatggttttcttggtggggcattgagaagtaatgtgccctcttccaagacatttaaagcactttatggagctagttttctcttgcatactagccttaagaggttgattttctattgtcttccccttatcatctttgggcttcgaaggtgtcacccctaagatgccttgaccttggtctttctttagaTAAGAgtaagagccataagattttgaagtatacttccttttaagttgttgctctacccttatttcccaatctaaattagcctctacattgtccttcccatggaagtatgggaggttaatgttagcctcttgaggctttctttccttttctctcctatgggagtgaggtctaagatgtgacctatgccttccttcataacagtcacgaagttcttcacttaggcttttgcaagagttatgactactataggaggcatgtttttctcttttcatttattttattatttttcttctttcttcctctcttattttctttctttcatcttgacttatttcttccactattttttttcctttttcttttctctcttgtttttctttccataacttgagggaactcaactcatctaagattttagataaagggtctttataaCTAGtgccctcgccattaacactagatgaatgatgactcatgttcgttcctaagttgtggttctttcttgttggaggtttgaaaacaaaaggtaaaagaaactatggttgaaactagccaaaataaacactaaaagaggtgtgaaagataaggtaaaaaactaattggtaaaaggaaagctatctaggcagtttgacaatggaaggtaaaggaaataagctatgaaagtaagcaagaaatgtaaactaggcgaatcctaagagtgtttggataaccacattcaaggttcccaacaaaacactcactatcctaaggaaaaattgcctaaaattattacacacaaatggaagtttggtaacctattggaggttcctaacacacttccaatgaaaggcctttttgttacaaaacttgaaagcaatgaaggtaagtaaattgcaaattacaaaattacaaaattacaaaacggtcctcaattttggtggttgttctctctttggtgattcactcaatttggagtgcttcttagtccaatagctcttaaggtggttggcccctttcttattgactcaaattcttcaagggatggcaccaatcctccttacAATTCCCTATAAGGCAACCcataaacaaggaaacaaagagacaagcaataaccaaagacaaaaaaaatgaaatgaaagctaaaccaatggagttttaacaagacaatttttcaaggattactcaacaattaaagcaatgaaaaggacatagaagcaagctaggactcaaagagaaacttagaatggctctagagtaaagtaaaaaaaactataaaaaaaagactcaacaaacctctagctttggcacttgtcttcacactaattttcaattgaaatttccaattatagaataaattttgagccaaaacaacaagcacacttccctttcacctttttttttggatactgattttcctgccaacttgtgtgatttttcgtattttttccttttatcaaaatcacttgtttctttttttctaacttttttccagatgtctataaaattcagtaaaaatctcagctcaaaattcgaagtaaccaattctcagtaatttttacaagtttgtatgtccaagctgccagcaccagagattttttttttaagcatggtatatagattgccttgggcttactttcaaccttcctatgtatgttgaactcactaggattgtttaccacagttttagaagttcaatattcacttaggatcaacatttcagcctgcaattcaatcaccaaaactcaaattcacaatagacacaatcataaggaaacctaaaagttcaagaaaaggttcacaatcaaagactctctaagaattttgcatgaacatgttaaggactaattaacatgaaagatttgaatcaaatcaaataataggctaaaagaatttcatacactcatgaacaaatgagttagacaaagaaacaagaaaataaaattcagcacaacataagaaatcttatgtgacaagtttcatgactagacatgacttctatgacaaaactacaataggtgaacaagtcactctagatttttgaggttttcttctactttaatatttttgtaagaattttatggcttaggtttcagccacaaaaaaataacaagacaaaactcaaaggaacctaaactcaacataattcatggttcaagaacaagaaatttgaaccatagaaaatcaaatctaccttctatagcaagtttaatcggtggaaactctaaagaatcatgttaacaacattcagcacaagacatgtgaggatatacatggagaaaaaatgaagaaacaacaatggaagagaaggtaaagcaaaaaaaaataatggaggtttaaggagcacctacttgaaggtcttgtgctctgattaccacttgatggaagcttgcttgtggggcttctatggaggctggatctttgagcttcaatgaggtcctttaatggtgattttccactatggagatgcagcgaaagacaaaggagaagaggtgagaggaggcgccatccactggGGAATAAGCCATGAAAGAAGGAGTTTCACCatcaagatgagccttggataagaagcttggaaggatgcttcaatggaggaaaagaaagagggagagaaagagatagggggagcaagaaattgaaggaataaaagagggagaaaagtggaactttgaagtatatctcacaagactctcattcatcaaagttacaacaagtgttacgcatgcttctatttatagactaggtagcttccttgagaagctttcttaagaaaacttccttgagaagcttctttgagaaaacttccttgagaagctagagcttagctacacacacccatctaaaagctaagctcacctcattgagaagcttccttgagaagctagagcttaactacacacacccatctaaaaactaagctcacctccttgacaaaatacatgaaaatacaaaaaaaaagtccctactacaaagactactcaaaatgccctgaaatacaaggctaaaaccctatactaatagaatggtcaaaatacaaggcccaaaagaaggaaaaacctattctaatatttacaaagaagagtggatccaaccttgacccatgggctcaaaaatctaccctaaggttcatgagaaccctagggccttctttagtagctctagcccaagcctcttggagtcttctatccaatacccttggggggtaggattgcatcaacacATTCCTAACACAAAGTTTGATGATTGTTGAATATCCCTTTAATTGCTAACACCAACAGGGAAAATGTCATCAACTTacacaacaaagaacaaaacaACAATTTAATTTACCACGCTAGGTCCTACTGTGCATGCCCACCAACCAAAGCTATGATTCTAGCACTAGTCCCAGGATTACAAGCACTCGGCAATCCAGCAAAAACACTAAATGCAACCCCAGTGTAGTGTGCAGGGTGACGACCATGCAGAACCGACCATTGATCCGTCTGTAATTCATCCAATAgctacaaaaaaaacaaaaaacacac
The genomic region above belongs to Glycine max cultivar Williams 82 chromosome 14, Glycine_max_v4.0, whole genome shotgun sequence and contains:
- the LOC100776598 gene encoding protein SOSEKI 2-like → SYTLFVWHDLCEDDLILPTHGNEYVLKGSKLFDESNSDCFSPISKVKTQSVKLLSTPASSWSLDEGSSSSSLNRKKTRISQDDELSQDPHIGSSNVSPESRAEKSDALSLALIEYKIYETDGLADASTKTKTLEYLIRADASKVNNFRILEEEGMHMSTNTRMKASNLLMQLISCGSILVKNHSFGLIPSYKPMFYSSKCPFFCVGGV